From Cotesia glomerata isolate CgM1 linkage group LG2, MPM_Cglom_v2.3, whole genome shotgun sequence, a single genomic window includes:
- the LOC123260049 gene encoding uncharacterized protein LOC123260049 gives MPKFISQQEEDKLLNDMDDMIKNTMRKRPNENEITKAVLSANKFVSSAQIVEPQGVSDAKSNYALTTVTNYCSTTNKLMIQQSQILTGVVNTVKSLEAMQQKLLNELKRQQENIETQVKRLKEISSKSALTDNDESNDGEKNKRLTNEWITKISKLIRQELNSQRSEKQAQKSDEAHPAVNELKEALKLEIISKRPNTRRDYKLTT, from the exons ATGCCAAAATTCATAAGCCAACAAGAAGAAGATAAGCTGTTGAACGATATGGATGACATGATTAAGAATACGATGCGTAAACGACCGAACGAGAACGAAATAACGAAAGCAGTCTTATCTG CAAATAAGTTTGTTTCTTCTGCTCAAATAGTAGAGCCACAAGGAGTCAGCGATGCGAAATCTAACTATGCGTTAACGACAGTTACAAATTATTGTTCTACCACTAACAAGCTTATGATACAACAAAGTCAAATATTGACAGGTGTTGTAAATACTGTCAAGAGCCTTGAGGCTATGCAGCAAAAACTGCTGAACGAGTTGAAAAGACAGcaagaaaatattgaaactCAAGTCAAAAGGTTGAAGGAGATCAGTTCAAAATCTGCATTAACTGACAACGATGAGAGTAACGACGGAGAGAAAAACAAAAGATTGACGAACGAATGGATAACTAAGATTTCTAAATTGATACGACAGGAGTTGAATAGTCAAAGATCAGAAAAACAGGCGCAAAAGAGTGACGAAGCCCATCCGGCTGTTAACGAATTAAAAGAGGCTCTCAAACTTGAAATTATCAGTAAAAGACCAAACACTCGACGAGATTACAAACTGACGACATAA